One genomic region from Epinephelus fuscoguttatus linkage group LG8, E.fuscoguttatus.final_Chr_v1 encodes:
- the fam171a1 gene encoding protein FAM171A1, translated as MMRAVDWGRAAAIVLCLLGYLSSGAVAKTLPDDTGTEEVTLKVHLSDASTHQPLGGASIQLFANHTPVTSETSSPDGNTYLRFSYRLGTPLVVTATKQGYVPNSVPWSPSRLPVFSSISLDLLPERAATLMVYEDVVEIVSGLQGLRHQPSVHFQRRALSLPSNTSYANLTALLTVASSPSHIQHFPHLQVLSGNGTGTEKRFELTPVAAISVHLLASDGVELQVNEPITVSVPLPADSGLKENDHIPAWRFDPRLGAWIKSSWGHVQREGNQLSLTYIAPQLGYWVAAMSPLHSGPVFAKDISTYHTFFLLAILGGMALILLCLLCLLLYYCRRRCLKPRGSHRKLTLSSGLDSSKRDQATSMSHLNLISNEVQLELVSTATEPDMTTPMLKPSSYEHQDNQRQHSLIHHSKHSRSSLGNNSHHGSSLGNLTPRSRDYRQSVETFQLKSALSCGTDRGYRQSYTSVCSSSNPISDTLSSANHGQVSANQLSSVGVVDCISPSSPPHSPSRGEGCECRAPDYLLSRSVDHLERPSPPLLSRPGQLLCCGSVDLLSGGEGYPRVRPTLVIPAHYMRLPGEHPLSGQALLLQTDQQSDLETIQAELNASHSQQPLGGTPTDSAPHPNKQSDGERLGLSESLSIPAALGDTGLVEINSEDTLLAEKTLMELRGGKPLPHPRAWFVSLDGRSNAHIRHSYIDLQRAGCHSNTPSGGGQQGNGKSGKRGNDASLDSGVDLNEPRAGRGRGRDGGREERDVDRSKGTTPAMAYTQLVYVDDLDVGGSEEEMPKCSPQDSITGPILSDKAEAQRGDHCQGEVEGKKVEGVQIHEEPPSLSSSPASPPPLPTPEGETFRTDHVLVSVSPDDDAAHEDGEEEKKSPWQRREERPLLAFNMK; from the exons AGGTGACTCTGAAGGTTCACCTGAGCGATGCCAGCACTCACCAGCCCCTGGGAGGAGCCTCCATACAGCTCTTTGCCAACCACACGCCTGTAACCTCAGAAACCTCATCACCTGATGGCAACACCTACCTGCGCTTCTCCTACCGCCTTGGGACACCGTTGGTCGTCACCGCAACCAAACAGGGATATGTGCCAAACTCTGTGCCCTGGAGTCCCTCAAGACTACCtg TATTTTCCTCCATCAGCCTGGACCTGCTACCAGAGAGAGCTGCTACTCTGATGGTATATGAAGATGTGGTGGAGATTGTGTCAGGATTACAAG GTTTACGGCATCAGCCCAGCGTTCACTTCCAGCGCAGAGCTCTGAGTCTTCCCTCCAACACGTCCTATGCCAACCTAACTGCTCTGCTCACCGTGGCCAGCTCCCCCTCGCACATCCAGCACTTCCCCCACCTGCAGGTCCTCAGCGGCAATGGCACAG GGACTGAGAAGAGGTTTGAGTTGACTCCTGTAGCGGCAATCTCGGTTCACTTATTGGCCAGCGACGGAGTGGAGCTGCAGGTGAATGAGCCAATCACCGTCTCCGTCCCCCTGCCGGCTGACAGTGGCCTGAAGGAAAATGATCATATCCCTGCTTGGAGATTTGACCCGCGCTTGG GTGCCTGGATAAAGAGCAGCTGGGGTCACGTGCAGCGGGAGGGCAACCAGCTCAGTCTGACCTACATTGCTCCTCAGCTGGGATATTGGGTGGCCGCCATGTCTCCACTGCACTCAG GTCCAGTGTTTGCGAAGGACATCAGCACGTACCACACCTTTTTCCTGTTGGCTATACTGGGAGGCATGGCTCTCATCCTGCTCTGCCTGCTTTGCCTTCTGTTGTACTACTGCAG GCGTCGTTGTTTGAAGCCTCGAGGGTCTCACCGTAAGCTGACACTGTCCTCCGGTCTAGACAGCAGTAAGAGGGACCAAGCCACCTCCATGTCCCACCTGAACCTCATCAGCAACGAG GTGCAGTTGGAGCTTGTTTCCACAGCGACTGAGCCCGACATGACCACACCAATGCTGAAGCCTTCCTCGTATGAGCACCAAGACAATCAGCGTCAACACAGCCTAATCcatcacagcaaacacagccgCTCCTCGCTCGGCAACAACAGCCACCACGGCTCATCTCTTGGCAATCTAACGCCTCGCAGCAGAGACTACCGGCAGTCTGTGGAGACGTTCCAATTAAAGTCTGCCCTTTCATGTGGAACAGATAGAGGCTACCGTCAATCATATACCTCCGTCTGCTCATCCAGCAACCCCAtttctgacacactgtcatCAGCCAATCACGGTCAGGTGTCGGCTAACCAGCTGAGCAGTGTCGGGGTTGTTGATTgcatctccccctcctctcctcctcactccccCAGCAGAGGGGAGGGGTGTGAGTGCAGAGCTCCTGACTACCTTCTGTCGCGCTCTGTGGACCACCTGGAGCGTCCCAGCCCCCCGTTGCTGTCTCGGCCGGGCCAGCTGCTCTGCTGCGGCTCCGTGGACCTGCTGAGTGGAGGAGAAGGCTACCCGAGGGTGCGTCCTACACTGGTGATCCCAGCACACTACATGCGGCTGCCCGGCGAGCACCCTCTGTCTGGTCAGGCCCTCCTGCTGCAGACTGACCAGCAGAGTGATCTGGAGACAATCCAGGCTGAACTCAATGCCTCACATTCCCAGCAGCCCCTGGGGGGAACCCCCACTGACAGTGCCCCACATCCCAACAAACAGAGTGATGGAGAACGGCTTGGCCTGTCAGAGTCTCTTTCTATCCCAGCAGCACTCGGGGACACAGGTCTAGTGGAAATAAACAGTGAGGACACCTTACTGGCTGAAAAGACTTTAATGGAGCTAAGGGGAGGGAAGCCTCTGCCTCACCCACGGGCCTGGTTTGTCTCACTTGACGGACGCTCCAACGCTCATATTCGCCACTCCTACATCGACCTGCAGCGGGCGGggtgccacagcaacacacCAAGTGGAGGAGGTCAGCAGGGTAATGGCAAAAGTGGGAAGCGCGGCAACGATGCTAGTCTGGACTCCGGCGTGGACCTGAACGAGCCAAGAGCAGGccgagggagagggagagacggggGGCGGGAGGAAAGAGATGTCGACAGGTCGAAAGGCACGACACCAGCCATGGCGTACACTCAGCTGGTGTACGTAGACGACCTAGATGTGGGAGGCAGCGAGGAGGAAATGCCCAAGTGCAGCCCACAGGACAGTATAACAGGACCCATCCTGTCAGACAAAGCGGAGGCTCAGAGAGGGGATCACTGTcagggggaggtggaggggaaaaaagtagAAGGGGTACAAATACACGAGGAGCCGCCCTCACTGTCCTCATCccctgcttctcctcctcccctgccAACACCAGAGGGAGAGACGTTCAGGACTGATCATGTGCTGGTGTCAGTCTCTCCTGATGATGATGCAGCACAcgaggatggagaggaggagaagaagagtccctggcagaggagagaggagcgaCCCCTGCTGGCCTTCAACATGAAATGA